In the genome of Pseudomonas sp. HS6, one region contains:
- a CDS encoding DUF1428 domain-containing protein — MAYIDVFVAPVPNANREQYRKHCEIAEKLFKEYGALDVVQGWGDDVPDGKVTSFPMAVKLKEGESVSAGWLVWPDKATRDAGMAKMMEDPRMQPDVNPMPFDGQRMIFGGFKNILES, encoded by the coding sequence ATGGCTTACATTGATGTTTTTGTCGCACCCGTGCCGAACGCCAACCGCGAACAGTACAGAAAACACTGTGAAATCGCCGAGAAACTGTTCAAGGAATATGGCGCGCTGGATGTGGTTCAAGGCTGGGGCGATGACGTGCCGGACGGCAAGGTCACTTCATTCCCGATGGCCGTAAAACTCAAAGAGGGCGAAAGCGTGTCGGCTGGCTGGCTGGTCTGGCCAGACAAGGCCACCCGCGATGCCGGCATGGCGAAAATGATGGAAGACCCGCGCATGCAGCCGGACGTCAATCCGATGCCGTTCGATGGGCAGCGGATGATCTTCGGTGGCTTCAAGAACATTCTCGAGTCCTGA
- the thpR gene encoding RNA 2',3'-cyclic phosphodiesterase encodes MTDDKHGEQPFKRLFFALDCPPAQRKAIAQWRSELGLRTGKPVPADNFHLTLLFLGAVPLAQIGEVCEAASKVRTPGEALRVSLDRLQVWHRAGVLSLAPEQAPPGLLRLVYALEQAMLPFGFEEATREYRPHLTLARDYRAPEPESATPPEFFLRAERFALFESHKGRYRALADWPLI; translated from the coding sequence ATGACGGATGACAAACACGGCGAACAACCGTTCAAGCGGCTGTTCTTTGCCCTGGACTGTCCGCCGGCGCAGCGCAAGGCGATTGCCCAGTGGCGCAGCGAACTGGGGTTGCGTACCGGCAAACCGGTGCCGGCGGACAACTTTCACCTGACGCTGCTGTTTCTCGGCGCGGTGCCGTTGGCGCAGATTGGCGAAGTCTGTGAGGCAGCGTCCAAGGTGCGTACGCCGGGTGAGGCGCTGAGGGTTTCGCTGGATCGGTTGCAGGTCTGGCATCGTGCCGGGGTGTTGTCGCTGGCACCGGAGCAGGCACCGCCGGGATTGCTGCGGCTGGTGTATGCGCTGGAGCAGGCGATGTTGCCGTTCGGGTTTGAAGAGGCGACGCGTGAGTATCGCCCGCACCTGACACTGGCCCGGGACTATCGGGCGCCGGAGCCGGAATCTGCCACGCCACCGGAGTTTTTTCTGCGGGCCGAGCGTTTTGCGCTGTTCGAATCCCACAAGGGCCGTTACCGCGCGCTGGCCGATTGGCCGCTGATCTGA
- a CDS encoding polyamine ABC transporter substrate-binding protein, whose amino-acid sequence MKMFGRTLLTLSLLGAIATGAQANDKVLRVYNWSDYIAPDTVKKFEDETGIRVTYDVFDSNETLEARLLAGKSGYDLVVPSNSFLAKQIKAGVYQTLDKSKLPNWKNLNPVLLKNASASDPDNAHAFPYMWGSIGIGFNPAKVKEVLGKNAPTNSWDLLFKPENAEKLKACGISFLDSPTEMIPAALHYLGYPVNDKDTAHIKEAEALFMKIRPNVAYFHSSKYISDLANGNICVAVGYSGDVLQAKARAVESGNNVVIDYSIPKEGAGSFYDMVAIPRDAANVENAYLFMDFLMRPDIIAEITNSNGYSNANSAATPLVDEAIRNDPGSYPSQAVMATLYAVPDQPIATQRIMTRGWTRVKLGK is encoded by the coding sequence ATGAAAATGTTTGGCAGGACTCTGCTGACACTGTCCTTATTGGGCGCAATCGCCACGGGCGCCCAGGCCAACGACAAGGTGCTGCGCGTTTACAACTGGTCGGACTACATCGCCCCGGACACCGTCAAGAAGTTCGAGGACGAGACCGGCATCCGCGTGACCTATGACGTGTTCGACAGCAACGAAACCCTCGAAGCGCGTCTGCTCGCGGGTAAATCCGGCTACGACCTCGTGGTGCCGTCCAACAGTTTCCTGGCCAAGCAGATCAAGGCCGGGGTCTATCAGACCCTGGACAAATCGAAGCTGCCAAACTGGAAAAACCTCAACCCGGTGCTGCTGAAAAACGCCTCCGCCAGTGATCCGGACAACGCCCATGCGTTCCCGTACATGTGGGGCTCGATCGGCATCGGTTTCAACCCGGCCAAGGTCAAGGAAGTGCTCGGCAAGAATGCGCCGACCAACTCCTGGGACCTGCTGTTCAAACCGGAGAACGCCGAGAAGCTGAAAGCTTGCGGCATCAGCTTCCTCGATTCGCCGACCGAAATGATCCCGGCTGCCCTGCACTATCTGGGTTACCCGGTGAACGACAAGGACACCGCGCACATCAAGGAAGCCGAGGCGCTGTTCATGAAGATTCGCCCGAACGTGGCGTACTTCCACTCTTCGAAATACATCTCGGACCTGGCCAACGGCAACATCTGCGTGGCGGTCGGTTACTCCGGTGACGTTTTGCAGGCCAAAGCCCGCGCGGTGGAATCGGGCAACAACGTGGTGATCGACTACAGCATTCCCAAGGAAGGTGCCGGCAGCTTCTACGACATGGTCGCCATCCCGCGCGATGCAGCGAACGTCGAGAACGCTTACCTGTTCATGGACTTCCTGATGCGTCCGGACATCATCGCCGAGATCACCAACAGCAACGGTTACAGCAACGCCAACTCGGCGGCGACGCCGCTGGTGGACGAAGCGATCCGCAACGACCCGGGCTCGTACCCGTCGCAAGCGGTGATGGCCACGCTGTATGCAGTGCCGGATCAGCCGATTGCCACGCAACGGATCATGACCCGGGGCTGGACCCGCGTGAAGCTCGGTAAGTAA
- a CDS encoding ABC transporter permease subunit, with the protein MKRFGFSKFMLIFGLMFIYLPMLILVIYSFNASKLVTVWGGWSVKWYVGLLDNTQLMGSVVRSLEIACYTAIAAVALGTLAAFVLTRVTRFKGRTLFGGLVTAPLVMPEVITGLSLLLLFVAMAQLIGWPQERGIVTIWIAHTTFCAAYVAVVVSARLRELDLSIEEAAMDLGAKPFKVFFLITIPMIAPSLAAGGMMSFALSLDDLVLASFVSGPGSTTLPMEVFSAVRLGVKPEINAVASLILLAVSLVTFLVWYFGRKAEANRKRAIQEAMDQTANESWQQPQPQRVAATA; encoded by the coding sequence ATGAAACGCTTCGGATTTTCAAAGTTCATGCTGATCTTCGGCCTGATGTTCATCTATCTGCCGATGCTGATTCTGGTGATCTACTCGTTCAACGCCTCGAAACTGGTGACGGTCTGGGGCGGCTGGTCGGTGAAGTGGTACGTCGGCCTGCTCGACAACACGCAACTGATGGGCTCGGTGGTGCGCTCGCTGGAAATCGCCTGCTACACAGCGATTGCCGCCGTGGCGTTGGGCACTCTCGCCGCTTTCGTACTGACCCGCGTGACTCGCTTCAAGGGCCGTACGTTGTTCGGCGGTCTGGTCACCGCGCCGCTGGTAATGCCTGAGGTGATCACCGGTCTGTCGCTGTTGCTGCTGTTCGTGGCGATGGCGCAACTGATCGGCTGGCCGCAGGAGCGTGGCATCGTCACGATCTGGATCGCCCACACCACGTTTTGTGCCGCTTATGTGGCGGTGGTAGTCTCCGCCCGCTTGCGTGAGCTGGACCTGTCGATCGAAGAAGCGGCGATGGATCTGGGCGCGAAACCGTTCAAGGTGTTTTTCCTGATCACCATCCCGATGATCGCTCCGTCGCTGGCGGCGGGCGGCATGATGTCGTTCGCCCTGTCGCTGGATGACCTGGTGTTGGCAAGCTTCGTGTCGGGCCCTGGCTCCACCACCTTGCCGATGGAAGTGTTCTCGGCCGTGCGTCTGGGCGTGAAACCCGAGATCAACGCCGTGGCCAGCCTGATTCTGCTGGCGGTGTCGCTGGTGACCTTCCTCGTCTGGTATTTCGGCCGCAAGGCAGAAGCCAACCGCAAGCGTGCGATTCAGGAAGCGATGGATCAGACCGCCAACGAATCGTGGCAGCAACCGCAACCTCAACGAGTGGCAGCGACGGCCTGA
- a CDS encoding ABC transporter permease subunit — protein sequence MPSGRKLVIGIPFIWLFLFFMLPFFLVMKISFSEAALSIPPYTEIYTYAEQKFQLFLNIGNYTMLGEDELYLSAYLGSLKVAALSTLMCLVIGFPMAYAITKASKEAQNVLLLLIMMPTWTAILIRVYAWMGILSNNGLLNAFLMWTGLTDHPIEILNTNTAVYIGVVYAYLPFMVLPLYANLVKHDGSLLEAASDLGSSNFNNFWKITVPLAKNGIIAGCMLVFIPVVGEFVIPELLGGPETLMIGRVLWQEFFNNRDWPVASALAVVMLLILIVPILLFNRSQAKEMEARG from the coding sequence GTGCCCAGCGGGCGAAAACTGGTGATCGGCATTCCGTTCATCTGGCTGTTCCTGTTCTTCATGCTGCCGTTTTTCCTGGTGATGAAGATCAGCTTCTCGGAAGCCGCGCTGTCGATCCCGCCGTACACCGAGATCTACACCTACGCCGAACAGAAATTCCAGCTGTTCCTGAACATCGGCAACTACACCATGCTCGGCGAAGACGAGCTGTACCTGTCGGCCTACCTCGGTTCGCTGAAGGTCGCGGCACTGAGCACGCTGATGTGCCTGGTGATCGGTTTCCCGATGGCTTACGCGATCACCAAGGCCAGCAAGGAAGCGCAAAACGTCCTGCTGCTGTTGATCATGATGCCGACCTGGACCGCGATCCTGATCCGCGTTTACGCGTGGATGGGCATCCTCAGCAACAACGGTCTGCTCAACGCGTTTCTGATGTGGACCGGGCTCACCGATCACCCGATCGAGATCCTCAACACCAACACGGCCGTGTATATCGGCGTGGTCTACGCCTACCTGCCGTTCATGGTGCTGCCGCTCTACGCCAACCTGGTGAAGCACGACGGCAGCCTGCTGGAAGCCGCGTCCGACCTGGGTTCGAGCAACTTCAACAACTTCTGGAAAATCACCGTGCCGCTGGCCAAGAACGGCATCATCGCCGGCTGCATGCTGGTGTTCATTCCGGTGGTGGGCGAGTTCGTGATTCCGGAACTGCTGGGTGGCCCGGAGACCCTGATGATCGGTCGCGTGCTGTGGCAAGAGTTCTTCAATAACCGCGACTGGCCGGTGGCGTCCGCCCTGGCGGTGGTGATGCTGTTGATCCTGATTGTGCCGATTCTGCTGTTCAACCGCAGCCAGGCCAAAGAGATGGAGGCACGGGGATGA
- the potA gene encoding polyamine ABC transporter ATP-binding protein: MANASSTYRKALEGHQQPKKVLVKIDRVTKKFDETTAVDDVSLEIHQGEIFALLGGSGSGKSTLLRMLAGFERPTEGRILLDGVDITDMPPYERPINMMFQSYALFPHMTVAQNIAFGLKQDRLPASEIDARVEEMLRLVHMTQYAKRRPHQLSGGQRQRVALARSLAKRPKLLLLDEPMGALDKKLRSQMQLELVEIIERVGVTCVMVTHDQEEAMTMAERIAIMHLGWIAQIGSPVDIYEAPVSRMVCEFIGNVNAFDGTVVEDLEGHAIIHSPDLQQKIYVGHGVSTSVQDKSITYAIRPEKMLVSTIKPETRYNWSEGKVHDIAYLGGHSVFYVELPSGKIVQSFMANAERRGARPTWDDKVYVWWEDDSGVVLRS, from the coding sequence ATGGCAAACGCCTCCAGCACTTACAGGAAGGCTCTTGAAGGTCATCAGCAACCGAAAAAGGTTCTGGTGAAAATCGATCGAGTCACCAAGAAGTTCGACGAAACCACTGCGGTAGACGATGTGTCCCTGGAGATCCATCAGGGCGAAATCTTCGCCCTGCTCGGCGGCTCCGGCTCGGGCAAATCGACCCTGCTGCGCATGCTCGCCGGTTTCGAACGGCCGACTGAAGGACGCATTCTGCTCGACGGTGTCGACATCACCGACATGCCGCCGTACGAGCGGCCGATCAACATGATGTTCCAGTCCTACGCCCTGTTCCCGCACATGACTGTCGCGCAGAACATCGCCTTCGGCCTCAAGCAGGACCGTTTGCCGGCCAGCGAAATCGACGCCCGCGTCGAAGAGATGCTGCGTCTCGTACACATGACCCAATACGCCAAGCGCCGCCCGCATCAACTGTCCGGCGGCCAGCGTCAGCGCGTGGCCCTCGCCCGCTCCCTGGCGAAGCGTCCGAAGCTGTTGCTGCTCGACGAACCGATGGGCGCACTGGATAAAAAGCTGCGCTCGCAAATGCAGCTTGAGCTGGTTGAGATCATCGAGCGCGTCGGCGTGACCTGCGTGATGGTGACCCACGACCAGGAAGAGGCCATGACCATGGCCGAGCGCATCGCGATCATGCACCTGGGCTGGATCGCCCAGATCGGCAGCCCGGTCGACATCTATGAAGCACCGGTCAGCCGCATGGTCTGCGAATTCATCGGCAACGTGAACGCCTTCGACGGCACCGTGGTCGAGGACCTTGAAGGTCACGCGATCATTCACAGCCCGGACTTGCAGCAAAAGATCTACGTCGGTCATGGCGTCAGCACCTCGGTGCAGGACAAGTCGATCACCTACGCGATCCGCCCGGAAAAAATGCTCGTCAGCACCATCAAGCCAGAGACCCGCTACAACTGGTCCGAAGGCAAAGTGCATGACATTGCCTACCTCGGCGGCCACTCGGTGTTCTACGTTGAATTGCCGAGCGGCAAGATCGTCCAGTCGTTCATGGCCAACGCCGAACGCCGTGGCGCGCGTCCGACCTGGGACGACAAGGTCTACGTCTGGTGGGAAGACGACAGCGGCGTGGTACTGCGCTCATGA
- a CDS encoding gamma-glutamyl-gamma-aminobutyrate hydrolase family protein — protein MAFKPLIGVTACVKQIGLHPYHISGDKYVRAVSVAALGLPVVIPSLGKLTEIEDLLGQLDGLLLTGSPSNVEPFHYQGPDSAPGTDHDPARDATTLPLLRAAIAAGVPVLGICRGFQEMNVAFGGSLHQKVHELPGMLDHREADSPDVAVQYAPAHAVTVLPGGVFEALELPGEFQVNSIHSQGIDRLAPGLRAEAVAPDGLIEAVSVEHSPTFALGVQWHPEWQVLDNPNYLRIFQAFGEACRQRAARRNQR, from the coding sequence ATGGCATTCAAGCCATTGATCGGCGTTACTGCGTGCGTCAAACAGATTGGCCTGCACCCCTATCACATCAGCGGCGACAAGTACGTTCGCGCTGTCAGCGTTGCGGCGCTGGGGTTGCCCGTCGTCATTCCTTCCCTTGGCAAACTGACTGAAATCGAAGACCTGCTGGGTCAGCTCGACGGTCTGTTGCTGACCGGCTCGCCGTCCAACGTGGAACCTTTCCACTATCAGGGCCCGGACAGCGCTCCCGGCACGGATCACGATCCGGCGCGGGATGCCACCACCCTTCCTTTATTACGTGCAGCCATCGCGGCGGGCGTTCCGGTACTCGGCATCTGCCGCGGTTTCCAGGAAATGAACGTGGCGTTCGGCGGCAGCCTGCACCAGAAGGTGCATGAGCTGCCGGGCATGCTCGATCACCGCGAAGCCGACAGCCCGGATGTCGCCGTGCAGTACGCCCCGGCCCACGCCGTGACGGTGCTGCCCGGTGGCGTGTTCGAAGCGCTGGAGCTGCCGGGTGAATTCCAGGTCAACTCGATTCACAGTCAGGGCATCGACCGCCTCGCTCCCGGCCTGCGCGCCGAAGCCGTGGCGCCGGATGGCCTGATCGAGGCGGTCTCGGTGGAGCACAGCCCGACCTTTGCCCTCGGCGTGCAATGGCACCCGGAATGGCAGGTGCTGGACAACCCGAACTACCTGCGGATTTTCCAGGCGTTCGGCGAGGCTTGCCGGCAACGAGCGGCGCGACGCAACCAGCGCTGA
- a CDS encoding glutamine synthetase family protein yields the protein MSVPLRAVQLNEANAFLKKHPEVLYVDLLIADMNGVVRGKRIERTSLHKVYEKGINLPASLFALDINGSTVESTGLGLDIGDSDRICYPIPGTLSIEPWQKRPTAQLLMTMHELEGEPFFADPREVLANVVRKFDEMGLTICAAFELEFYLIDQDNVNGRPQSPRSPVSGKRPVSTQVYLIDDLDEYVDCLQDILEGAKEQGIPADAIVKESAPAQFEVNLHHVSDPIKACDYAVLLKRLVKNIAYDHEMDTTFMAKPYPGQAGNGLHVHISILDKEGNNIFASEDPEQNAALRHAIGGVLETLPAQMAFLCPNVNSYRRFGAQFYVPNSPSWGIDNRTVAVRVPTGSADSVRIEHRVAGADANPYLLMASVLAGIHHGLTNQIEPGAPVEGNSYEQNEQSLPNNLRDALRELDDSEVMARYIDPLYIDVFVACKESELAEFENSISDLEYNWYLHTV from the coding sequence ATGTCGGTCCCTCTGCGTGCCGTTCAACTCAACGAAGCAAACGCATTCCTTAAGAAACATCCTGAGGTTTTGTACGTCGACCTTCTGATTGCAGACATGAACGGTGTGGTGCGCGGCAAGCGCATCGAGCGCACCAGTCTTCATAAGGTTTACGAGAAAGGCATCAACCTGCCGGCCTCGCTCTTTGCCCTCGACATCAATGGCTCCACGGTGGAAAGCACCGGTCTGGGCCTGGACATCGGCGACTCCGACCGGATCTGCTACCCGATCCCTGGCACCCTCAGCATCGAGCCTTGGCAGAAGCGCCCGACCGCCCAACTGCTGATGACCATGCACGAACTGGAGGGCGAGCCGTTCTTCGCCGACCCGCGTGAAGTGTTGGCCAACGTGGTGCGCAAGTTCGACGAAATGGGCCTGACCATCTGCGCCGCGTTCGAGCTTGAGTTCTACCTGATCGACCAGGACAACGTGAACGGCCGTCCGCAATCGCCGCGTTCGCCGGTTTCGGGCAAGCGTCCGGTGTCGACCCAGGTCTACCTGATCGATGACCTCGACGAATACGTCGACTGCCTGCAAGACATCCTCGAAGGCGCGAAAGAGCAGGGCATTCCTGCCGACGCCATCGTCAAGGAAAGCGCCCCGGCGCAGTTCGAAGTCAACCTGCACCACGTGTCCGACCCGATCAAGGCGTGCGACTACGCCGTCCTGCTCAAGCGTCTGGTGAAGAACATCGCCTACGACCACGAAATGGACACCACCTTCATGGCCAAGCCGTATCCGGGCCAGGCGGGCAACGGTCTGCACGTGCACATTTCGATCCTGGACAAAGAAGGCAACAACATCTTCGCCAGCGAGGATCCCGAGCAGAACGCCGCGCTGCGCCACGCGATCGGCGGTGTGCTGGAGACCCTGCCTGCGCAAATGGCCTTCCTGTGCCCGAACGTCAACTCGTATCGCCGCTTCGGCGCACAGTTCTACGTGCCGAACTCGCCGAGCTGGGGCATCGACAACCGCACCGTGGCCGTCCGTGTGCCAACCGGTTCGGCAGACTCCGTGCGCATCGAGCATCGTGTCGCCGGCGCCGACGCCAACCCGTACCTGCTGATGGCTTCGGTGCTGGCCGGTATTCACCACGGGCTGACCAACCAGATCGAACCGGGCGCCCCGGTTGAAGGCAACAGCTACGAGCAGAACGAACAGAGCCTGCCGAACAACCTGCGCGACGCCCTGCGTGAGCTGGACGACAGCGAAGTCATGGCCCGCTACATCGACCCGCTGTACATCGATGTGTTCGTCGCGTGCAAGGAAAGCGAGCTGGCCGAGTTCGAAAACTCGATCTCTGACCTTGAGTACAACTGGTATCTGCATACGGTTTGA
- a CDS encoding aldehyde dehydrogenase translates to MTTTRNDWEQRFQSLTIESRAFINGEYRPAISGDTFECLSPVDGRFLASVASTDEADANLAVEAARQSFNSGVWANKAPAERKRILIRFADLILQHQEELALLETLDMGKPISDSMSIDIPATANAIRWSAEAIDKIYDEVAATPHDQLGLVTREPSGVVAAIVPWNFPLIMASWKFAPALAAGNSFILKPSEKSPLTAIRIAQLGLDAGIPKGVFNVLPGFGHTVGKALALHMDVDVLAFTGSTAIAKQLMIYAGQSNMKRVWLEAGGKSPNVVFADAPDLRAAAQAAAGAIAFNQGEVCTAGSRLLVERSIREQFIPLLVEALQAWKPGHALDPATTVGAVVDQRQLDNVLRYINIGREQGAELIAGGHRTLEETGGSYVEPTIFDGVTNAMTIAREEIFGPVLSLITFDTVEEALHIANDSIFGLAAGVWTSNLSKAHTFARGLRAGSVWVNQYDGGDMTAPFGGFKQSGNGRDKSLHAFDKYTELKATWIKL, encoded by the coding sequence ATGACAACGACCCGCAACGACTGGGAACAACGCTTCCAGTCCCTGACCATCGAATCCCGCGCCTTCATCAACGGTGAATACCGCCCGGCCATCAGCGGCGACACCTTCGAATGCCTGAGCCCCGTCGACGGCCGTTTCCTGGCCTCCGTCGCCAGCACCGATGAAGCCGACGCCAACCTCGCCGTCGAAGCCGCGCGCCAATCCTTCAACTCCGGCGTGTGGGCGAACAAGGCCCCGGCCGAGCGCAAGCGCATCCTGATCCGCTTCGCCGATCTGATCCTGCAACATCAGGAAGAACTGGCGCTGCTCGAAACCCTCGACATGGGCAAACCGATCAGCGACTCGATGAGCATCGACATCCCGGCGACCGCCAACGCGATCCGCTGGAGCGCCGAAGCGATCGACAAGATCTACGACGAAGTCGCCGCCACCCCGCACGATCAACTCGGTCTGGTAACCCGCGAGCCATCCGGCGTGGTTGCGGCCATCGTGCCGTGGAACTTCCCGCTGATCATGGCCAGCTGGAAATTCGCCCCGGCGCTGGCGGCAGGTAACTCGTTCATTCTCAAACCTTCGGAAAAATCCCCGCTGACCGCGATCCGCATCGCCCAGCTTGGACTGGATGCCGGCATTCCGAAAGGCGTGTTCAACGTCCTGCCAGGCTTCGGCCACACCGTCGGCAAGGCGCTGGCGCTGCACATGGACGTCGACGTGCTGGCCTTCACTGGCTCCACCGCGATTGCCAAGCAACTGATGATTTATGCCGGCCAAAGCAACATGAAACGCGTCTGGCTCGAAGCAGGGGGCAAGAGCCCGAACGTGGTGTTTGCCGACGCACCGGACTTGCGCGCGGCAGCACAAGCGGCGGCCGGCGCCATTGCGTTCAACCAGGGCGAAGTCTGCACTGCCGGCTCGCGCCTGCTGGTGGAGCGTTCGATCCGCGAACAATTCATCCCGCTACTGGTAGAAGCGCTGCAAGCGTGGAAGCCGGGTCACGCCCTGGACCCTGCGACCACCGTCGGCGCCGTGGTCGATCAGCGTCAACTGGACAACGTGCTGCGCTACATCAACATCGGCCGGGAGCAGGGCGCCGAACTGATCGCCGGCGGTCACCGCACCCTCGAAGAAACCGGCGGCAGCTACGTCGAGCCGACGATTTTCGACGGTGTGACCAACGCCATGACCATCGCCCGCGAAGAAATCTTCGGCCCGGTGCTGTCGCTGATCACCTTCGACACTGTCGAGGAAGCGCTGCACATCGCCAACGACAGCATCTTCGGCCTTGCCGCCGGGGTCTGGACCAGCAACCTGAGCAAGGCCCACACCTTCGCCCGTGGTCTGCGCGCCGGCAGCGTGTGGGTCAACCAGTACGACGGCGGCGACATGACCGCGCCGTTCGGTGGCTTCAAACAGTCGGGCAACGGTCGCGACAAATCGCTGCACGCGTTCGACAAGTACACCGAGCTGAAAGCGACCTGGATCAAGCTCTGA
- a CDS encoding FAD-binding oxidoreductase, with product MKQQHVNSYYAATRNEVIDFPILEESVECDVCIIGAGYTGLSSALFLSEAGYKVTVLEAAKVGYGASGRNGGQLVNSYSRDVDVIEQRYGDKTAEILGSMIFEGADIIRSRIKEYDIKCDYRPGGIFAAMNKKQLNGLAEQKRSWERYGNKNLKMLDAADIRREVGSDAYVGGLLDMQGGHIHPLNLALGEAAAIVRLGGKIYEQSAAVEIKYGEPNVVRTAKGQVRAKYLLIAGNAYLPQGLDNRVTAKSMPCGSQICVTEPLTEKQARSLITNNYCVEDCNYLLDYYRLTADNRLLYGGGVVYGAREPDDIETLIRPKILKTFPQLKDVKIDYRWTGNFLLTMSRMPQFGRIEKNAYYMQGYSGHGVTCSHLAGKLISEMIRGDAERFDAFASLPHMPMLGGRTFSAPLTALGAVYYSLRDRFGI from the coding sequence ATGAAACAACAACACGTGAACAGCTACTACGCCGCCACCCGCAATGAAGTGATCGATTTCCCGATCCTCGAAGAGTCGGTGGAGTGCGATGTCTGCATCATCGGCGCCGGCTACACCGGCCTGTCCTCGGCGCTGTTCCTGAGCGAAGCCGGCTACAAGGTAACGGTGCTGGAAGCAGCGAAAGTCGGCTACGGCGCCAGCGGTCGCAATGGCGGTCAACTGGTCAACTCCTACAGCCGCGACGTCGACGTGATCGAACAGCGCTACGGCGACAAGACTGCGGAAATCCTCGGAAGCATGATCTTCGAAGGCGCCGACATCATCCGTTCGCGCATCAAGGAATACGACATCAAGTGCGACTACCGCCCGGGCGGCATTTTCGCAGCGATGAACAAGAAGCAGCTCAACGGCCTCGCCGAACAAAAACGTAGCTGGGAACGTTACGGCAATAAAAACCTGAAGATGCTCGACGCTGCGGACATCCGCCGCGAAGTCGGCTCGGACGCCTACGTCGGCGGTCTGCTGGACATGCAGGGCGGCCACATCCACCCGCTGAACCTGGCTCTCGGAGAAGCCGCCGCGATCGTGCGTCTGGGCGGCAAGATCTACGAGCAGTCCGCTGCGGTGGAAATCAAATACGGCGAGCCCAACGTTGTGCGCACCGCCAAAGGCCAGGTTCGCGCCAAGTACCTGCTGATCGCCGGCAATGCCTACCTGCCACAAGGCCTCGACAACCGCGTGACCGCCAAGAGCATGCCGTGCGGCTCGCAGATCTGCGTCACCGAACCGTTGACCGAGAAACAGGCCCGCAGCCTGATCACCAACAATTACTGCGTCGAAGACTGCAACTACCTGCTCGACTACTACCGCCTCACCGCCGACAACCGTCTGCTCTACGGCGGCGGCGTGGTCTACGGCGCCCGTGAACCGGACGACATCGAAACCCTGATCCGCCCGAAGATCCTCAAGACCTTCCCGCAGCTCAAGGACGTGAAAATCGACTACCGCTGGACCGGTAACTTCCTGTTGACCATGTCGCGCATGCCGCAATTCGGGCGCATCGAGAAAAACGCCTACTACATGCAGGGCTACAGCGGGCACGGCGTCACTTGCTCGCACCTGGCCGGCAAACTGATCTCGGAAATGATCCGTGGCGACGCCGAACGCTTCGACGCCTTCGCCTCGCTTCCGCACATGCCAATGCTCGGCGGCCGCACCTTCTCCGCGCCGCTGACCGCCCTCGGTGCCGTGTACTACTCGCTGCGCGACCGTTTCGGTATCTAA
- a CDS encoding cupin domain-containing protein has product MDTGSRLKLVRESYKLSQRELARRSGVTNATISLIEQNRVSPSVSSLKKLLEGIPMSLADFFTFDQPPREHQYVFRANEQPDLGRHGLRLLLIGASVPSRQMRLLREQYAPGASSGEEPIVHSEGEECGLVTRGTVELTVDGSVSVLNAGDGYYFPTTLPHKFRNIGADEAEIISANTPANF; this is encoded by the coding sequence ATGGATACGGGTTCTCGACTCAAACTAGTACGCGAAAGCTACAAACTCTCCCAGCGCGAGCTGGCCCGGCGTAGCGGCGTGACCAATGCCACCATCTCCCTGATCGAACAGAATCGTGTCAGCCCTTCCGTCAGCTCACTGAAAAAGCTGCTCGAAGGCATCCCGATGTCCCTGGCCGACTTCTTCACCTTCGACCAGCCCCCACGCGAACACCAATACGTCTTCCGCGCCAACGAACAACCCGACCTCGGCCGCCACGGCCTGCGCCTGCTGCTCATCGGCGCCTCGGTCCCCAGCCGCCAGATGCGCTTGCTGCGCGAGCAATACGCGCCGGGTGCGAGTTCCGGGGAAGAGCCGATTGTTCACTCGGAAGGGGAGGAGTGCGGGCTTGTGACGCGTGGCACTGTGGAGTTGACGGTGGATGGGTCGGTGAGTGTGTTGAACGCGGGGGATGGGTATTACTTCCCGACGACGCTACCGCACAAGTTCCGGAATATTGGGGCGGATGAGGCTGAGATTATTAGTGCGAATACGCCGGCGAATTTTTAG